In Bacillus sp. SB49, a single window of DNA contains:
- a CDS encoding acyl-CoA dehydrogenase family protein: MPPVKYKVAGGEFLVRDLPLDVVFTPEERTEEHKMIGDTARQYITREIHPNRKRIESGDYAFVTSKMKEAGELGLLAHSIPERFGGLGLDKMSKGIVGEALGSGGGYSVAHSNHTCIATLPITYFGSDEQKRNYLPKLASGEYIGAYCLTEPEAGSDALAAKTTAVMNEEKSHYLLNGTKIYITNASFSDTFIVYAKVDGKDFTAFIVEKDFPGLSIGPEEEKMGIKGSSTCSVVMEDCEVPVENVLGEIGKGHLIALNVLNLGRFNLGFAALGAAKQALQLAVQHTSERKQFGRAISAFPATKEKLARMAGDIFASESLLYRTAGHIESALGYLDEAAEPSETARAMNEHKMEAAICKVAGSETLDAVVDEALQLHGGAGFIKEYPIEQMYRDARINRIFEGTNEINRLLIAGSFLKSAEKERTSFQSILEQAEYSLKNRGYMRSTGELGDAEEAVALYRDLFLVTVGSAVRKYGKSLSENQEIMMALADLAMELYRTQSVVWRVKKSLQRQHKDASWQKKLVYLIVEDANLRIQSSVIFLLSDLLEGEERVHTLRNVSGLLSVYHWPDSIQRNREIAEALLEFRQYPN, translated from the coding sequence ATGCCGCCAGTAAAATATAAAGTAGCCGGCGGGGAATTTCTTGTACGTGACCTGCCGCTGGATGTTGTTTTCACACCGGAAGAACGAACAGAAGAACACAAAATGATTGGTGACACCGCTCGACAATATATTACCCGGGAAATACACCCAAATAGAAAGAGAATAGAAAGTGGAGATTATGCTTTTGTCACCTCCAAAATGAAAGAAGCCGGAGAGTTAGGGCTGCTTGCCCATAGTATTCCCGAACGGTTTGGCGGTCTGGGTCTGGATAAAATGAGTAAAGGTATCGTCGGGGAAGCGCTGGGCAGCGGTGGTGGATACAGTGTCGCTCATTCGAACCATACGTGCATCGCAACCTTGCCGATCACTTATTTCGGGTCGGATGAGCAGAAAAGGAACTATCTTCCGAAACTTGCCAGTGGAGAGTATATTGGAGCATACTGCCTGACAGAACCGGAGGCGGGATCTGATGCGCTGGCGGCTAAAACGACAGCGGTCATGAATGAAGAGAAGTCCCACTACTTATTGAACGGTACAAAAATATATATCACCAACGCTTCCTTTTCCGATACGTTCATTGTGTACGCAAAAGTGGATGGGAAGGACTTCACTGCTTTCATCGTAGAGAAGGATTTCCCTGGATTATCCATTGGTCCTGAGGAAGAGAAGATGGGAATTAAAGGGTCTTCCACCTGCTCGGTCGTGATGGAGGATTGTGAGGTTCCGGTCGAGAATGTACTTGGAGAAATCGGCAAAGGACATCTGATTGCATTAAACGTATTGAATTTAGGGAGGTTCAATTTAGGTTTCGCTGCTCTCGGTGCAGCGAAGCAGGCCCTGCAGCTGGCTGTTCAGCATACTTCGGAGCGGAAGCAGTTTGGAAGAGCGATTTCGGCATTCCCTGCTACTAAAGAAAAATTGGCCAGGATGGCCGGCGATATCTTTGCTTCTGAATCGCTTTTGTATCGGACAGCTGGTCATATAGAATCTGCTCTTGGGTATTTGGATGAAGCAGCGGAGCCTTCCGAGACAGCTAGAGCGATGAACGAGCATAAGATGGAAGCGGCGATTTGTAAAGTTGCGGGATCCGAGACCTTGGATGCCGTTGTGGATGAAGCGCTCCAGCTTCATGGGGGTGCCGGTTTTATTAAAGAATATCCGATTGAACAAATGTACAGGGATGCGCGCATCAATCGAATTTTCGAAGGAACGAACGAGATTAACCGTCTTCTGATCGCCGGATCTTTCTTGAAATCAGCAGAAAAGGAGAGGACAAGCTTCCAATCTATTCTGGAACAAGCAGAATACTCTTTAAAGAATAGAGGTTATATGAGGTCTACGGGAGAGCTTGGTGATGCAGAAGAAGCGGTAGCCTTATACAGGGATTTATTTCTTGTGACGGTTGGTTCGGCTGTCCGTAAATATGGAAAGTCCCTCTCTGAAAATCAGGAAATAATGATGGCTCTTGCTGATCTTGCAATGGAATTATATCGAACGCAATCGGTTGTCTGGCGTGTCAAGAAGTCCTTACAAAGACAACATAAGGACGCTTCTTGGCAGAAGAAGCTTGTCTATTTGATAGTGGAGGACGCCAACCTGCGCATTCAGTCTTCCGTAATATTCCTTTTGTCGGACCTGCTGGAGGGAGAAGAAAGAGTTCATACACTCAGGAATGTCAGCGGGCTGTTAAGTGTGTATCACTGGCCGGATTCTATCCAAAGGAACAGGGAAATTGCAGAAGCGTTGCTTGAGTTCAGACAGTATCCAAACTAA
- a CDS encoding enoyl-CoA hydratase/isomerase family protein, producing MRGNEHLTVQVNGPIMHCVLNRPEALNAFSDQMISGLMKALKEAEESEDVKAVVLSGAGRSFSAGGDVKGMGQASAAKLYDHVGKLNQLILAIKALPKPVIAVVHGYAAGAGFNLALACDQILAAEKSKFVMSFAQVGLISDGGGHYFLTKVLGPYRAKELLFRAEPINVEQAYDWGMVNRILPVDDLEGAAMEYALEIANGPARAIGMIKRVVDQADQSDLAAILEQERISQTMMIATEDHKEGVEAFKNKRKPEFAGR from the coding sequence ATGAGAGGTAATGAACATTTGACTGTACAGGTGAACGGACCGATTATGCATTGTGTGCTAAACCGACCGGAAGCGCTTAATGCCTTTTCCGACCAAATGATTTCCGGTTTAATGAAGGCTTTGAAGGAAGCGGAAGAATCAGAAGATGTGAAGGCAGTCGTCCTATCAGGTGCCGGTAGATCTTTCTCCGCCGGAGGTGATGTGAAGGGTATGGGGCAGGCGAGTGCTGCTAAGCTGTATGATCATGTGGGGAAATTGAATCAATTGATATTGGCTATCAAAGCACTTCCGAAGCCGGTTATAGCTGTCGTTCACGGATATGCAGCCGGTGCCGGTTTCAACCTTGCTCTCGCTTGCGATCAAATTCTTGCAGCAGAAAAGAGCAAGTTCGTCATGAGCTTCGCTCAAGTCGGCCTTATCTCTGATGGTGGCGGTCATTATTTCTTAACGAAAGTACTTGGTCCATATCGTGCCAAAGAGTTACTGTTCCGCGCAGAACCGATCAACGTGGAGCAGGCATATGACTGGGGTATGGTAAACCGGATTCTTCCAGTCGATGATCTTGAGGGCGCGGCCATGGAATACGCGCTTGAAATAGCCAACGGGCCTGCACGGGCAATCGGCATGATTAAAAGGGTGGTCGACCAGGCGGATCAATCCGATCTTGCGGCCATTCTCGAGCAGGAAAGAATCTCACAAACGATGATGATCGCAACCGAAGATCATAAAGAAGGCGTCGAAGCGTTCAAGAATAAACGCAAGCCGGAATTTGCAGGGAGGTGA
- a CDS encoding quinone oxidoreductase family protein, producing MKAIQFKAYGGPSVLEEVTIDVPTLEKDEVLLKVEAVGVNYADTARREGAYVVPTPLPFIPGAEVAGVVAGTGSDASRFKEGDRVVTLIGSGGYAEFVKTKESTLIPIPDGVDYETAVALPLQGLTAYHILTTMGRMEKGETVLIHAAAGGVGSLAVQLAKHFGAGNVIATASTEEKLLLARDLGADHVINYTHEHWREDVMDVTGGKGVDVALEMAGGEVFLETVKCMRSFGRVVVYGVASGNPATMYPSGLMNRNLSVIGFFLPQIMKKPVLFEKSLDHLLQLVNTGDLKLTIGGVFKLEEAARVHEMMQGRQTTGKIVLKP from the coding sequence ATGAAAGCCATACAATTCAAAGCATACGGAGGTCCGTCTGTCCTTGAGGAGGTAACCATTGACGTACCAACATTGGAGAAGGACGAGGTGCTGCTGAAAGTGGAGGCTGTCGGTGTGAATTACGCCGATACTGCGAGACGGGAAGGAGCCTATGTCGTACCTACCCCGCTCCCTTTCATACCTGGAGCTGAGGTAGCCGGTGTTGTTGCAGGCACGGGTTCAGATGCCTCTCGTTTTAAAGAAGGGGACAGGGTGGTTACTTTAATTGGATCAGGTGGATATGCAGAGTTTGTGAAAACGAAGGAGAGCACCTTAATTCCAATCCCGGACGGAGTCGACTACGAAACAGCTGTCGCTTTACCACTTCAGGGACTGACTGCTTACCATATTCTAACGACGATGGGACGGATGGAAAAAGGAGAAACCGTCCTTATTCATGCCGCGGCCGGCGGTGTTGGTTCTCTTGCGGTTCAGCTCGCCAAGCATTTTGGAGCGGGAAACGTTATTGCTACGGCAAGTACAGAAGAGAAACTGCTTCTTGCCAGGGACCTTGGTGCCGATCATGTCATTAACTATACACATGAGCATTGGCGGGAAGACGTTATGGATGTTACGGGAGGTAAAGGAGTTGACGTTGCACTGGAGATGGCAGGTGGAGAAGTTTTTCTTGAGACGGTGAAGTGTATGAGATCTTTCGGCCGCGTCGTCGTTTATGGAGTGGCAAGCGGTAATCCTGCGACGATGTATCCATCTGGACTCATGAACCGTAACCTCTCTGTCATCGGATTCTTTCTTCCTCAAATCATGAAGAAGCCGGTCTTGTTTGAGAAGAGTCTTGACCATCTTCTACAGTTAGTGAATACCGGAGATTTAAAGCTGACTATCGGCGGAGTATTCAAGCTTGAGGAAGCAGCGCGTGTCCACGAGATGATGCAGGGGAGACAAACGACAGGTAAAATTGTATTAAAACCTTGA
- a CDS encoding GNAT family N-acetyltransferase, translating into MFIHKVDEQLSLKLIGFEDAEELYELSDRSREHIRTWLPWVDYTKSPEDTRKYIQGCLESYADNNGLTVCLLESGKIAGILGFHEYDWGNKKASVGYWMGTDFKGRGLLTRACRALFDYAFKELGLNRIEIRAAEGNIKSRAVPERLGFVQEGIIRDAALLYGNYTNHVVYGMLSKDWE; encoded by the coding sequence GTGTTTATACATAAAGTAGACGAGCAATTATCTTTAAAACTGATTGGTTTCGAGGATGCAGAAGAACTTTACGAATTGTCGGACCGTTCTCGTGAGCATATAAGGACATGGCTTCCTTGGGTCGACTACACCAAGTCACCGGAGGATACGAGAAAATATATCCAAGGGTGTTTGGAGAGCTATGCGGATAACAATGGTTTGACCGTCTGTTTGCTGGAAAGTGGGAAGATTGCTGGTATTCTCGGGTTCCATGAATATGATTGGGGGAATAAGAAGGCGAGTGTCGGCTACTGGATGGGGACAGATTTCAAGGGCCGTGGTTTATTGACAAGGGCATGCCGTGCCTTGTTCGATTATGCGTTCAAAGAATTAGGGTTAAACAGAATTGAAATCCGGGCGGCGGAGGGGAATATCAAAAGCAGAGCGGTACCGGAACGCCTGGGCTTTGTACAGGAGGGGATCATCCGCGACGCGGCATTACTGTATGGGAATTACACCAACCACGTGGTGTATGGGATGCTTTCAAAAGATTGGGAGTAG
- a CDS encoding putative hydro-lyase, which translates to MEPSILSPSEAREMIREGSWKGPTAGMANGFVQGNLAVVPRELAFDFLVFCQRNPKPCPVLDVTDPGSFAPLLTAPGADLRKDLPKYHIYKDGVLSEVTTDITNAWTQDMVGFLLGCSFTFEQALLENNIPVRHIEENRNVPMYRTSIECVPAGNFHGPMVVSMRPMKQADAIRAVQVTSRFPNVHGAPVHIGDPGKIGIKDLNSPDFGESVTIHRDEVPVFWACGVTPQAVAMQQKPDIMITHAPGHMFITDIKNESTAIL; encoded by the coding sequence TTGGAACCATCTATACTGTCCCCTTCAGAGGCGCGAGAAATGATCCGGGAAGGTAGTTGGAAAGGCCCTACCGCCGGAATGGCCAACGGTTTTGTACAGGGAAACCTTGCCGTTGTCCCCCGGGAACTGGCCTTTGATTTTCTTGTATTTTGCCAAAGAAACCCTAAACCGTGCCCGGTTCTTGATGTTACAGACCCGGGCAGCTTCGCCCCGTTGTTAACCGCTCCGGGAGCCGATCTTAGGAAAGACCTTCCTAAGTATCATATATATAAGGACGGCGTGTTGTCCGAGGTAACCACGGACATTACAAATGCCTGGACACAGGACATGGTCGGGTTTCTGCTTGGATGCAGTTTCACATTTGAACAGGCACTGCTTGAAAACAACATCCCCGTCCGTCATATCGAGGAAAATCGTAATGTACCAATGTACCGAACCTCCATCGAGTGCGTTCCGGCTGGTAACTTTCATGGTCCAATGGTTGTCAGCATGCGGCCGATGAAACAGGCGGACGCAATCCGGGCCGTTCAAGTAACAAGCCGATTTCCAAACGTTCACGGCGCTCCTGTACACATAGGTGATCCTGGCAAAATCGGAATTAAAGACTTAAATTCTCCCGACTTTGGAGAGTCTGTTACCATACACCGTGATGAAGTACCGGTTTTTTGGGCCTGCGGTGTTACCCCGCAAGCGGTGGCCATGCAGCAAAAACCCGATATCATGATTACACACGCTCCCGGCCACATGTTCATTACAGATATTAAAAACGAATCAACTGCCATTCTATAA
- a CDS encoding NRAMP family divalent metal transporter, producing the protein MKQQSNRSLLLGAAFLMATSAIGPGFLTQTTHFTQQLAASFGFVILISIIIDIGAQLNIWRIIAIAEKPAQDIANSLVPGLGVFLSVLIVAGGLAFNIGNIAGAGLGTNVLFGISPELGALFSGIVAVGVFLVREAGKVMDRFAQIAGFVMIALTIFVMFSAEPPVGEAITKTFVPDTIDFLAITTLVGGTVGGYITFAGGHRLLDAGVKGKESLGEVTKSSVSAIGIASVMRIFLFLASLGVIASGFTLNPDNPPASVFQAAAGNVGYKIFGVIMWAAAVTSVVGAAYTSVSFIRTFSKTIEKYHKWFIVAFIIISTSVFVSIGQPVKILILVGSLNGLILPIALGVMLVAANNRKIVGKDYKHPIWLTVFGVIIVIAMAYMGGLSLFQGIPKLFQ; encoded by the coding sequence ATGAAACAACAATCAAACAGAAGTCTCCTATTAGGCGCCGCGTTTTTGATGGCCACCTCAGCTATCGGACCCGGTTTCCTTACCCAGACTACGCATTTCACTCAACAATTAGCAGCAAGTTTCGGATTTGTCATCCTTATTTCCATCATTATCGATATCGGTGCCCAGCTCAATATTTGGCGCATTATTGCAATTGCCGAGAAACCAGCACAGGACATAGCGAACAGTCTGGTTCCAGGTCTCGGTGTTTTCTTATCCGTACTGATCGTCGCCGGTGGTCTAGCCTTCAACATCGGAAATATCGCCGGTGCAGGACTTGGAACCAACGTACTCTTCGGGATATCTCCTGAACTCGGGGCGCTCTTTAGTGGAATCGTTGCCGTCGGTGTCTTTCTCGTCCGGGAAGCTGGAAAAGTCATGGACCGATTCGCGCAGATTGCCGGGTTCGTCATGATTGCCTTGACGATCTTTGTCATGTTCTCAGCAGAACCACCGGTAGGAGAAGCGATCACGAAGACATTTGTACCGGATACGATTGATTTCCTGGCTATTACAACCCTCGTCGGAGGTACGGTCGGCGGCTATATCACGTTTGCCGGCGGCCACCGTCTCCTTGATGCGGGCGTCAAAGGGAAAGAATCTCTCGGTGAAGTTACGAAAAGCTCCGTTTCAGCAATCGGTATCGCATCCGTCATGAGGATCTTTCTCTTCCTCGCATCTCTCGGCGTTATCGCATCAGGTTTCACTTTAAACCCGGACAACCCTCCTGCTTCCGTATTTCAGGCGGCAGCTGGAAACGTAGGTTACAAAATATTCGGTGTTATCATGTGGGCAGCCGCGGTAACTTCTGTCGTAGGCGCTGCGTATACCTCCGTTTCCTTTATACGGACATTCAGTAAAACCATCGAAAAATATCATAAGTGGTTTATCGTTGCCTTTATCATCATTTCTACAAGCGTATTCGTTTCTATCGGACAACCGGTAAAAATCTTAATACTTGTCGGATCTTTAAATGGTTTGATTCTGCCGATCGCTTTAGGCGTCATGCTGGTTGCAGCAAACAACCGAAAAATTGTCGGTAAGGACTACAAACACCCAATATGGCTTACCGTGTTTGGCGTCATTATCGTTATAGCCATGGCTTACATGGGAGGCTTGTCCCTGTTCCAAGGTATACCTAAATTATTCCAGTAG
- a CDS encoding LamB/YcsF family protein — translation MHIVDLNCDMGESFGAYKMGQDEEILTYVTSANIACGYHAGDPSTMRETVKKAAANGVGIGAHPGLPDLQGFGRRPMDLSPAEAYDLVVYQIGALQGFVHAEGEKLQHVKPHGALYNMAAKDKTLAEAIAKAVRDVDTGLLLYGLAGSELIAAGRTYNLPTASEVFSDRTYQEDGSLTSRRLPDALITDRKLAVDQVIRMIKENKVHTMQNVDIDIQAQTICIHGDGAHAVEFAKYITGALKESDIKLQASGKFITI, via the coding sequence ATGCATATCGTAGACTTAAATTGTGATATGGGAGAAAGCTTTGGAGCGTATAAAATGGGGCAGGATGAAGAAATCCTAACCTATGTCACATCAGCGAATATCGCCTGCGGTTATCATGCAGGCGACCCTTCGACTATGAGAGAAACAGTTAAAAAAGCCGCAGCAAACGGGGTCGGTATCGGGGCGCATCCAGGGCTGCCGGATCTTCAAGGCTTCGGAAGACGACCGATGGACCTTTCTCCTGCAGAAGCTTATGATTTAGTCGTCTATCAAATCGGTGCCCTTCAAGGTTTTGTTCATGCGGAAGGTGAGAAATTGCAGCACGTGAAGCCGCACGGGGCGCTGTATAATATGGCAGCCAAAGATAAGACACTGGCAGAAGCAATTGCGAAAGCGGTCAGGGATGTAGATACCGGGCTGTTGTTATACGGCCTTGCTGGCAGCGAACTGATTGCAGCAGGCCGTACATATAACCTCCCAACAGCGAGCGAAGTATTCTCCGACCGCACGTATCAAGAGGATGGCAGCCTTACCTCAAGAAGGCTGCCGGATGCCTTGATCACTGATCGTAAACTTGCGGTGGATCAAGTCATCCGCATGATTAAAGAAAACAAAGTGCACACAATGCAGAATGTGGATATTGACATCCAAGCTCAAACCATCTGCATTCACGGAGATGGCGCCCATGCTGTCGAATTTGCTAAGTACATTACCGGTGCATTGAAAGAATCAGATATAAAACTGCAGGCAAGTGGAAAATTCATTACTATTTAA
- a CDS encoding biotin-dependent carboxyltransferase family protein, producing MIQVTKSGLLTTIQDLGRYGFQKHGVIASGVMDKEAHRIANFLVGNDSGEATMEITLLGPVLEFQTDALIAVCGGDLSPMVDGEPLHTWKPAFIKKGSELRFGKPKQGFRSYLAVAGGFDVPEVLNSRSTYLRAGIGGFQGRSLEKGDELPIGELSQKSVHMLQHLKERKHSASFSEANWSTSAEFRLSPSPDEPIRIIKGREYDWFDAESREAILEHTFKIDSKSDRMGYRLKGEKLQQSHKRDMLSEAVMFGTIQVPPEGNPIVLLADRQTTGGYPKIAQVITTDLPKLAQKRPGETISFTLVSHEEAEHLYIDREKQLKLLQQSIQRKFN from the coding sequence ATGATACAAGTGACAAAATCCGGTCTATTGACGACAATTCAGGACCTCGGCCGCTATGGGTTCCAAAAACATGGTGTGATTGCAAGCGGGGTGATGGATAAGGAAGCTCATAGAATCGCCAATTTTCTTGTCGGCAACGACTCCGGAGAGGCAACAATGGAAATTACGCTCCTCGGACCGGTACTTGAGTTTCAGACAGATGCATTAATCGCTGTATGTGGAGGGGATCTATCACCGATGGTTGACGGTGAACCTCTCCATACATGGAAGCCTGCTTTTATAAAAAAAGGAAGTGAATTGAGATTCGGGAAACCGAAACAAGGTTTTCGTTCCTATTTAGCTGTAGCAGGAGGCTTTGATGTTCCTGAAGTTCTTAACAGTCGTTCGACATACTTAAGAGCAGGAATCGGTGGATTTCAAGGACGTTCATTGGAAAAAGGGGATGAGCTTCCTATTGGTGAGCTTTCCCAAAAATCGGTTCACATGCTTCAACACTTGAAAGAAAGAAAGCATTCCGCATCCTTTTCAGAAGCGAATTGGTCAACTTCTGCGGAGTTCCGACTCTCTCCTTCTCCCGATGAACCCATCCGCATAATAAAAGGAAGAGAGTACGATTGGTTTGATGCAGAGAGCCGGGAAGCTATCTTAGAACACACCTTTAAAATTGACTCCAAGTCCGATCGGATGGGGTATCGATTGAAGGGAGAGAAGCTTCAACAATCGCATAAAAGAGATATGTTGTCAGAAGCAGTCATGTTCGGAACGATCCAAGTACCTCCAGAAGGAAATCCGATTGTATTATTGGCAGACAGACAAACGACAGGCGGTTACCCCAAAATTGCTCAAGTCATTACAACGGATCTTCCAAAGCTCGCCCAGAAACGACCAGGAGAAACGATCTCCTTCACTCTCGTTTCCCATGAGGAAGCAGAACATCTCTATATAGATCGTGAAAAGCAGCTGAAGCTGTTACAACAGAGTATTCAAAGGAAATTTAATTAG
- the pxpB gene encoding 5-oxoprolinase subunit PxpB codes for MDITFHPVGDQAVLLQLGDTIDEQVNQHVRKISAHFDKHKPDWMIEYIPAFTTITITYDPFYIRKRHAAGVRPYHWICEQLQLILKERTEYKAEHSRTIEIPVCYGGEFGPDLAAVAEHNRLSEEEVIQKHMAGDYLVYMIGFAPGFPYIGGMDPEIATPRRDDPRLAIPEGSVGIAGGQTGVYPIETPGGWQLIGRTPLSLFQPDQDIPSLLQAGDRIQFVPITEEEYQERKRGSQ; via the coding sequence TTGGACATCACATTCCATCCAGTAGGTGACCAGGCCGTACTACTTCAGCTTGGTGATACCATCGATGAACAAGTCAATCAACATGTAAGAAAAATCTCCGCACATTTCGACAAACACAAACCGGATTGGATGATAGAATACATCCCCGCGTTTACAACCATCACCATTACATATGATCCATTCTATATACGCAAGCGTCATGCCGCCGGTGTGCGACCTTACCATTGGATATGTGAGCAGCTTCAACTTATCCTCAAGGAAAGGACGGAATACAAAGCAGAACATTCACGCACCATTGAAATTCCGGTCTGTTATGGAGGGGAATTCGGTCCTGATTTAGCTGCCGTAGCAGAGCACAACCGTCTATCAGAGGAAGAAGTGATACAAAAGCACATGGCGGGAGACTACCTCGTCTATATGATCGGTTTCGCTCCCGGATTCCCTTATATCGGGGGGATGGATCCTGAAATCGCTACTCCAAGAAGAGACGATCCACGCCTTGCGATCCCTGAAGGTTCTGTCGGTATAGCCGGAGGTCAGACTGGTGTATACCCGATAGAAACGCCTGGAGGTTGGCAGTTGATCGGCCGAACCCCTCTTTCTCTCTTCCAACCGGATCAAGATATCCCCTCCCTCCTTCAAGCGGGAGATCGAATCCAGTTCGTTCCAATTACAGAAGAAGAATACCAGGAAAGAAAGAGGGGTTCCCAATGA
- a CDS encoding DUF2188 domain-containing protein produces the protein MPWDTNDYPSSLKNLDTPVHKKAIDIANAMIEEGYKENQAIPIATEQAKEWYENAEEKEINRVTQMSDENLKNRDDDVKNSTKSRPELLDKGEHVMVHEDGWAVKAEGAKQVSNVFDTKEKAIKRAEEIAENKQTSVIIHKKDGSIQDRKEFNG, from the coding sequence ATGCCTTGGGATACCAATGACTATCCAAGTTCCTTAAAGAACTTGGATACACCTGTCCACAAGAAAGCCATCGACATTGCTAATGCAATGATAGAGGAAGGGTATAAAGAAAATCAGGCCATTCCAATTGCTACGGAACAGGCGAAAGAATGGTATGAAAACGCGGAGGAGAAAGAAATCAATCGTGTCACACAAATGAGTGACGAAAATTTGAAAAACAGAGACGATGATGTGAAGAATAGTACGAAGAGCCGCCCGGAGCTTCTCGATAAGGGAGAGCATGTCATGGTGCATGAAGACGGCTGGGCTGTAAAAGCGGAAGGCGCGAAGCAGGTATCTAATGTGTTTGATACGAAGGAAAAAGCGATTAAAAGAGCGGAAGAAATCGCTGAGAATAAACAGACCAGTGTGATTATTCATAAGAAGGACGGAAGTATTCAGGATCGAAAGGAATTTAATGGATAA
- a CDS encoding DUF2188 domain-containing protein has protein sequence MADTRNQAEHVLTHEDGWAVKAEGAEQPTQVFDTKEEAIQRAKEIAQNKGTRAVIHMKDGTIQTQHDYSS, from the coding sequence ATGGCGGATACTAGAAACCAAGCGGAACATGTCCTTACACATGAAGATGGCTGGGCCGTTAAAGCAGAAGGTGCTGAGCAGCCAACGCAGGTATTTGACACGAAAGAAGAAGCGATTCAAAGGGCGAAGGAAATTGCTCAAAACAAAGGCACCAGAGCAGTCATCCATATGAAGGACGGTACAATCCAGACCCAGCACGACTACTCCTCATAA
- a CDS encoding YwbE family protein — MNGQKRSDIKIGADVEIVLKKDQRTGALTSGKVKDILTKSPNHPHGIKVRLEDGQVGRVKKVHSE; from the coding sequence ATGAATGGACAAAAACGAAGCGATATTAAGATCGGTGCAGATGTAGAAATTGTTCTGAAGAAAGATCAACGAACGGGAGCATTAACCTCCGGCAAAGTAAAAGACATTCTGACCAAGTCTCCCAATCACCCTCACGGTATTAAGGTGCGGTTGGAGGATGGACAGGTAGGCCGTGTGAAGAAGGTCCACAGCGAATGA
- a CDS encoding acrylyl-CoA reductase family protein, translated as MKEFQAYQLSQDDEGITGAIKTLQMSDLPSSDVTIKVHYSSVNYKDGMVTQEDNALVKAYPIIPGIDLAGEVVHSDDTRFHQGDKVIATSYEIGVNHPGGYSEYASIPADWIVPLPDGMTTEEAMIYGTAGFTAALSIHRLEHNGLTREAGPVLVTGASGGVGSMAVAMLAKRGYEVHASTGSKENADFLKNLGAETILSREDVYDGKQKALASGRWAAAVDPVGGEQLASVLSKLKYSGAAAVSGLTGGTKIPTQVYPFILRGISLLGIDSVNCPMEMREKVWHRLANDMKVKEAFDAIKTVQPLQKVPETLDQILKGQIQGRTVIKIND; from the coding sequence ATGAAAGAATTTCAGGCCTATCAGTTATCTCAAGATGATGAAGGCATAACCGGAGCTATAAAAACACTTCAGATGAGCGATCTTCCTTCCAGTGACGTAACCATTAAAGTTCATTATTCAAGCGTCAACTACAAGGACGGAATGGTTACACAGGAGGACAATGCTCTTGTAAAAGCATACCCGATTATCCCTGGTATAGACCTGGCGGGAGAAGTCGTCCACTCTGATGACACTCGCTTCCACCAAGGGGATAAGGTTATTGCCACCAGCTATGAGATCGGCGTTAATCATCCCGGCGGCTACAGCGAATATGCAAGTATCCCCGCCGACTGGATTGTCCCTCTTCCCGATGGGATGACGACGGAAGAGGCAATGATTTATGGAACCGCCGGTTTTACGGCTGCGTTGTCCATTCACAGGTTGGAGCACAACGGCCTGACCCGGGAAGCCGGGCCCGTACTCGTCACCGGAGCATCGGGAGGCGTCGGCAGTATGGCGGTCGCTATGCTGGCTAAGCGAGGGTATGAAGTGCACGCAAGTACCGGGAGTAAGGAAAATGCAGATTTCTTAAAGAATTTAGGCGCAGAAACCATCCTTTCCAGAGAAGATGTCTATGACGGCAAACAGAAAGCACTCGCCAGCGGACGCTGGGCTGCTGCCGTTGATCCGGTCGGCGGTGAACAGCTCGCTTCTGTACTAAGCAAATTGAAATACAGTGGCGCAGCAGCTGTTAGTGGTCTCACCGGAGGGACGAAAATACCTACGCAAGTTTATCCCTTCATTCTAAGGGGTATCAGCCTTCTAGGTATTGATTCTGTAAATTGCCCGATGGAAATGAGAGAAAAAGTGTGGCACCGGTTAGCGAACGACATGAAAGTCAAAGAAGCGTTTGATGCTATCAAGACGGTGCAGCCGTTACAAAAGGTCCCCGAAACGCTGGACCAAATCCTTAAAGGGCAAATACAAGGTCGTACCGTCATTAAAATCAATGATTGA